CGCCATGGCACAGGCCGAGGTGCTGGCCGCCTATGGACAGGCCGACATCTTCGTGCTGGCCAGCCGCATTGCCGGCGATGGCGACCGCGACGGCCTGCCGAATGTGCTGATGGAGGCGCAATCGCAGCGTCTGGCGGTGGTCGCCACCACGGTCTCGGCGATCCCCGAATTCATCCGCGACGGCGAGACCGGGCTGCTGGTCGCGCCGGACCAGCCGCGCGCGCTGGCCGATGCCATCGCCACGCTGGTCGCGGCCCCGGCGCTACGGCAGAGGATGGGCGCCGCCGGCCGCGCCCGGCTGGATGCCGCCTTCTCGCTGGATGCCTCGGTCGCCCCCCTGATCGCACGGCTGTCGGCGGCGGTCGAACATGGCGGCGAGGCGCGGCACGACTGATGCGGGTCGCGGTCTATTGCCCCCTGAAATATCCCGACCACCCGGTGCCGAGCGGCGACCGGCGGATGGCCCGGCAGATCATGGCCGCCCTGGCGGCGGGCGGTCATCAGCCGGAACTCGTCTGCCGGTTCAGCAGCCGCGACGGCCGCGGCAATCCTGAGCGTCAGGCCCGGATCATGGCGGCCGGCCTCAGGCTGGCCCGGCGGCTGGTGGCAAGGCTGGCGGCGCGTCCGGCGGCAACGCGCCCCGAGGCCTGGATCACCTATCATCTCTATCACAAAGCCCCCGATCATCTGGGGCCACAGGTGGCGGCAGCGCTCGATATTCCCTATCTGGTGGTGGAAGCCTCGGATGCGCCCAAGCGCGCCGGCGGCGCCTGGGATATCGGATTTCAAGCGGCCCGCGCGGCCCTGGCCGCCGCCGATCTGGTGATGCCGATGACCCGGCTGGACGCGGTCTGCCTGAGCCGGCTGCTGCCGGCCGGCCATATCCAGGGGTTGACACCGTTTCTGGACGATAGCGCCCGGTTCGCCGCCGCGGCGCAACGGCGGGACGCCATCCGCCGCGATCTGGCCACAGCGCGGGGCCTCGACATCACCCTGCCCTGGCTGGTGGCCGTGGGCATGATGCGAATCGGCGACAAGCTGGACAGCTATCGGGTGATCGGGCGCATGCTGGCCGATCCGGCACTGGCCGGACGGGGCTTTCACCTGCTGGTGGCCGGCGACGGCCCGGCCCGCGCGGCGGTGGCCGCGGCACTCGATGCCGATCGCGACCATCGGGTCACGTTGCTGGGCGCCCTGGCCCCCGCGGCCCTGGCCGATGTGCTGGCGGCCGCGGATATCATGGTCTGGCCCGCCGTGCGCGAGGCCTATGGTATGGCTCTGCTGGAAGCCCAGGCCGCCGGGCTGCCGGTGGTCGCGGGCCGAAGCGGCGGCGTGCCTGATCTGGTGACCGACGGGGTCACCGGCCGGTTGGCAGCGCCCGAGGATGCCCCGGCACTGGCCGCCGCCGTGGCCGCCCTGCTCGACGACCCGAACGGCCGCGAGGCCATGTCGCGCGCGGCCGCCGATCAGGCGGCGCGGCGTGATATCACCGCCGCCGCGGCGGCACTGAACGAAGCCCTGCGGCTGGCCACCGCCAATCATCGCCAGCGCGCAACGCGCCACCGGCCCGGGAATGCCATGCAATGAGCACCTCACCGTCGATCATTCTGGCCCTGATCCGCCACGGCCGCACCGACT
The genomic region above belongs to Tistrella bauzanensis and contains:
- a CDS encoding glycosyltransferase produces the protein MRVAVYCPLKYPDHPVPSGDRRMARQIMAALAAGGHQPELVCRFSSRDGRGNPERQARIMAAGLRLARRLVARLAARPAATRPEAWITYHLYHKAPDHLGPQVAAALDIPYLVVEASDAPKRAGGAWDIGFQAARAALAAADLVMPMTRLDAVCLSRLLPAGHIQGLTPFLDDSARFAAAAQRRDAIRRDLATARGLDITLPWLVAVGMMRIGDKLDSYRVIGRMLADPALAGRGFHLLVAGDGPARAAVAAALDADRDHRVTLLGALAPAALADVLAAADIMVWPAVREAYGMALLEAQAAGLPVVAGRSGGVPDLVTDGVTGRLAAPEDAPALAAAVAALLDDPNGREAMSRAAADQAARRDITAAAAALNEALRLATANHRQRATRHRPGNAMQ